The Aminithiophilus ramosus genome contains a region encoding:
- a CDS encoding pyridoxal phosphate-dependent aminotransferase, producing MKLSARAMAMEASATLAVTAKAKELKRSGKPVISFGAGEPDFASPPAALEAARAAMERGETHYTAGAGIPELREAICRYYRERFGLDYDPSQALVGSGAKPLVYTAFGCILDPGDEVVVFAPAWVSYVEQIRLCGGREVVVDTAGTDFIPTMEALRKALTPRTVALLINTPCNPTGVVYDGALLKELAAFAEEHDLWIVFDEIYERLTYGTARHENIVALAPAAKERTVLINGVSKAFAMTGWRIGYALAPKPLLSKMSAFQGHLTSNACSISQWASVGAFRGAEEDVRAMHGAFEERRDLIVERLRAMPHIAFAEPEGAFYAFVDIRDCLGMKHDGLSLDDDVAFCSRLLEAEYVAAVPGSAFLAPGYVRFSYANAKEEIAEGMTRFHRFLDGLRA from the coding sequence ATGAAACTGTCGGCACGAGCGATGGCCATGGAGGCCTCGGCTACCCTGGCCGTGACGGCCAAGGCCAAGGAGCTGAAGCGTTCCGGCAAACCCGTAATCTCTTTCGGCGCCGGAGAGCCCGATTTCGCCTCCCCTCCGGCCGCCCTCGAGGCGGCAAGGGCCGCCATGGAGCGCGGCGAGACGCACTACACGGCGGGAGCGGGCATTCCCGAGCTGCGCGAGGCGATCTGCCGCTACTACAGGGAGCGCTTCGGCCTCGACTACGACCCCTCTCAGGCCCTCGTCGGCTCCGGGGCCAAGCCCCTCGTCTACACGGCCTTCGGCTGCATCCTCGATCCCGGCGACGAGGTCGTCGTCTTCGCTCCCGCCTGGGTGAGCTACGTCGAGCAGATCCGCCTCTGCGGCGGCAGGGAGGTCGTCGTCGACACGGCCGGGACGGATTTCATCCCCACCATGGAGGCCCTCCGAAAGGCCCTCACGCCCCGGACGGTGGCCCTCCTGATCAACACGCCCTGCAACCCCACGGGCGTCGTCTACGACGGAGCCCTTCTCAAGGAGCTGGCCGCCTTCGCCGAGGAACACGATCTCTGGATCGTCTTCGACGAGATCTACGAGCGTCTCACCTACGGCACGGCACGGCACGAGAATATCGTCGCCCTGGCCCCGGCGGCGAAGGAGCGGACGGTCCTCATCAACGGCGTCAGCAAGGCCTTCGCCATGACGGGATGGCGCATCGGCTACGCCCTGGCCCCCAAGCCCCTTCTCTCCAAGATGTCGGCCTTTCAGGGCCACCTGACGTCCAACGCCTGTTCCATCTCCCAGTGGGCCTCCGTGGGGGCCTTCAGAGGCGCCGAGGAGGACGTGAGAGCCATGCACGGCGCCTTCGAGGAGAGGCGTGACCTCATCGTCGAGCGCCTCAGGGCCATGCCCCACATCGCCTTCGCCGAGCCTGAAGGGGCCTTCTACGCCTTCGTCGACATCCGGGACTGCCTGGGGATGAAGCACGACGGCCTCTCCCTCGACGACGACGTCGCCTTCTGCAGCCGCCTTCTCGAGGCGGAGTACGTCGCCGCCGTCCCGGGAAGCGCCTTCCTCGCCCCCGGGTACGTGCGCTTCTCCTACGCCAACGCGAAAGAGGAGATCGCCGAGGGAATGACGCGCTTCCACCGTTTTCTCGACGGCCTTCGGGCCTGA
- a CDS encoding MFS transporter: MTRRPLSPRGKIALLCSSHFINDIHSAFLNTFIPVIIANLGISVARAGGLQALSGAIHICCQPLLGFLADRSSRPIPVIVGPLLAALGSSMLPLAPSYGAALLLTGLWGLGSATFHPQGHGAVGLVSPSGRLAFNISLFSVAGMLGGTLSPLYALSLKKLVGYRLLPLAALVPVTLLGLLTWRFLARFDDDEKPAGTFRLGDVGRSLSVVFRKIYRVWAISVTRDTAFQATRFFLPLVVTASGGGLGQIGTILFFMMAAGTLSPLIGGHLSDAFGKERVLFVILLATPLCLVPAALLSGLPSYVLFIVGTALINATQPITAAMGQEAAPEARSTASSIVMGLSWGLGGFAMAPLGYLADRAGLTTTLVVIGLLPLLSLPFLRRRTA; encoded by the coding sequence ATGACTCGCCGACCTCTTTCGCCGAGGGGAAAAATCGCCCTCCTCTGCTCGAGCCACTTTATCAACGACATCCACTCGGCCTTCCTCAACACCTTCATCCCCGTCATCATCGCCAACCTGGGCATCTCCGTCGCCCGGGCGGGAGGGCTCCAGGCCCTCTCGGGAGCGATCCACATCTGCTGCCAGCCCCTGCTGGGCTTTCTGGCCGACCGGTCGTCGCGGCCCATCCCCGTCATCGTCGGCCCCCTCCTGGCCGCCCTGGGCTCTTCCATGCTCCCCCTGGCCCCCAGCTACGGCGCGGCCCTCCTCCTCACGGGACTCTGGGGTCTGGGAAGCGCCACCTTCCATCCTCAGGGACACGGCGCCGTGGGGCTCGTCTCGCCGTCGGGCCGTCTTGCCTTCAACATCTCCCTCTTCAGCGTCGCCGGAATGCTGGGAGGAACGCTGAGCCCCCTTTACGCCCTGAGCCTGAAAAAACTCGTCGGCTACCGTCTCCTGCCCCTGGCGGCCCTCGTCCCCGTGACTCTCCTGGGGCTCCTGACCTGGCGTTTCCTGGCCCGTTTCGACGACGACGAGAAGCCGGCGGGGACGTTCCGCCTGGGCGACGTCGGCCGGAGCCTCTCCGTCGTCTTCAGAAAGATCTACCGGGTCTGGGCCATCTCGGTCACGCGCGATACGGCCTTTCAGGCCACGCGCTTCTTCCTTCCCCTCGTCGTCACCGCCTCGGGCGGAGGCCTGGGCCAGATCGGGACGATCCTCTTTTTCATGATGGCCGCCGGGACGCTCTCGCCCCTCATCGGGGGGCACCTCTCCGACGCCTTCGGCAAGGAGCGGGTCCTTTTCGTCATCCTCCTGGCCACGCCCCTCTGCCTCGTTCCGGCGGCCCTCCTCTCGGGCCTGCCCTCCTACGTCCTCTTCATCGTCGGGACGGCCCTCATCAACGCCACTCAGCCCATCACGGCGGCCATGGGCCAGGAGGCCGCCCCCGAGGCGCGCAGCACGGCCAGCTCCATTGTCATGGGTCTCTCCTGGGGACTGGGCGGTTTCGCCATGGCTCCCCTGGGTTACCTGGCCGACAGGGCAGGCCTGACGACGACCCTCGTCGTCATCGGCCTCCTCCCCCTGCTCTCCCTGCCCTTCCTGCGGAGGAGGACCGCCTGA
- a CDS encoding Sapep family Mn(2+)-dependent dipeptidase encodes MDRLDRKLQELFPEILSSLQASVRIPSVRASAEKRAPFGREVGRALDHALREARRLGLRTGECDGYVGWAEIGDGDEMVAVLAHLDVVPAGDGWSLPPYGAEVREGRLYGRGAMDDKGPAIGALWALHAIQSLALPLRRRIRLILGTNEESGMADIPHYLQAGGESPRFGFTPDGDFPIVAAEKGQLHVDLRGALPPHRRIGLKKLTAGTARNVVPDEAGATLSCPDETAAARIADVLNEGASAGGIPLSLRGKGTETLDVSLRGRSAHGSTPERGVNAALFLMDLLGEVDEDWARRLREVARCFLGDPGGRSLGLAVSDAPSGALTCNVGIVEGGEDSFLMGLDIRHPVTADAEELLDRLGGWARGQSLGMELLRRKPPLWMPPESELIRRLQKVYREKTGQEPSLLSMGGGTYAKALPNTVAFGPRFPGDPDVVHKADEYIALDSFSRTVRIMAAAMVELAS; translated from the coding sequence ATGGACCGCTTGGACCGTAAACTTCAGGAGCTCTTCCCGGAGATCCTTTCCTCCCTTCAGGCTTCCGTCAGGATCCCCTCCGTGCGCGCCTCGGCCGAAAAGCGAGCGCCTTTCGGCCGGGAGGTCGGGAGGGCCTTGGATCATGCCCTCCGCGAAGCCCGTCGCCTGGGGCTGCGGACGGGGGAGTGCGACGGCTATGTGGGCTGGGCCGAGATCGGCGACGGCGACGAGATGGTCGCCGTCCTCGCCCATCTCGACGTCGTTCCGGCCGGCGACGGATGGAGCCTCCCTCCCTACGGGGCGGAGGTGAGGGAGGGGCGGCTCTACGGCCGAGGCGCCATGGACGACAAGGGGCCCGCCATCGGGGCCCTCTGGGCGCTTCACGCCATTCAATCGCTGGCCCTGCCCCTCCGTCGGCGCATTCGCCTCATCTTGGGGACGAACGAGGAGAGCGGGATGGCCGACATTCCCCATTACCTTCAGGCCGGAGGCGAATCGCCCCGTTTCGGGTTCACGCCCGACGGCGATTTCCCCATCGTCGCCGCCGAAAAGGGTCAGCTCCACGTCGATTTGAGGGGGGCACTGCCGCCTCATCGGCGGATCGGCCTGAAAAAACTGACGGCGGGGACGGCCCGCAACGTCGTGCCCGACGAGGCGGGCGCCACCCTGTCCTGCCCCGACGAAACGGCGGCCGCAAGGATCGCGGATGTCCTGAACGAAGGCGCTTCGGCCGGAGGAATCCCCCTTTCCCTTCGAGGGAAGGGGACGGAGACCCTCGACGTTTCCCTCCGGGGGCGTTCGGCCCACGGCAGCACGCCGGAACGGGGCGTCAACGCGGCGCTGTTTCTTATGGACCTCCTCGGCGAGGTCGACGAAGACTGGGCCCGTCGCCTGCGAGAGGTGGCCCGTTGCTTCCTCGGCGACCCCGGGGGACGGAGTCTGGGACTGGCCGTCTCCGACGCGCCTTCGGGAGCCCTGACGTGCAACGTGGGCATCGTCGAGGGGGGAGAGGACTCTTTCCTGATGGGCCTCGACATCCGCCACCCCGTCACCGCCGATGCGGAGGAGCTGTTGGACCGCCTCGGCGGCTGGGCTCGGGGGCAATCCCTCGGCATGGAGCTTCTGCGCCGCAAGCCGCCTCTCTGGATGCCTCCGGAAAGCGAGCTGATCCGGCGCCTTCAAAAGGTCTACCGGGAGAAGACCGGCCAGGAACCGTCGCTTCTCTCCATGGGAGGCGGAACCTACGCCAAGGCCCTGCCGAACACGGTGGCCTTCGGTCCCCGCTTCCCCGGCGATCCGGACGTCGTTCACAAGGCCGACGAATACATCGCCCTCGACTCTTTTTCGCGCACCGTCCGCATCATGGCTGCCGCCATGGTGGAACTGGCAAGCTGA
- a CDS encoding OPT/YSL family transporter: MDVRERVKALEPSTLLLSVIVSVLSAIICMQLIARIGIPANTSILGAVIAMALARLPFSHCRRFRSLERQNLVQTMASGAGFAASNCGLLAIGVVYALGERTYVLPMLIGSGIATLIGIHFVYQTFDSSIFPAAGAWPPGVATAQALIAGDEGGQKAIRLLQGAATGAIGSHFGLPMAAIGIVFIANTFAMSALGLGLLLRGYSSSLFALDLGKTYIPHGVMIGAGIVSLFQALRIVTAGEKGPKGEGNPSDPSEAFLRPSVSNQELRRAMVVHIALFAAGAALLSLIGGLSQSMSLPRLGAWILWTTFSASVAPVLVGLSAMHSGWFPAFAISIIFLSLGLFMGFPALPLALMVGYISCTGPCFADMGYDLKTGWCIRGSGRNREAEAAGKKQQFLAEALGGVIAMATVYFLMDMHFRLDLLAPVSRVFATTIKAGSHPAILRELLLWALPGALVQFAGGPQRALGILFATGLLINNPVYGLGVAAAVVFKLLMGREWMEIREAGLIAGDGLYGFFWALFKSFGG; encoded by the coding sequence ATGGACGTCAGGGAACGCGTCAAGGCGCTGGAACCGTCCACCCTGTTGCTGAGCGTCATCGTCTCCGTCCTGTCGGCCATCATCTGCATGCAGCTCATCGCCCGGATCGGCATTCCCGCCAACACCTCCATTCTGGGCGCCGTCATCGCCATGGCCCTGGCCCGGCTTCCCTTCTCTCACTGCAGGCGCTTTCGGTCCCTGGAACGGCAGAACCTGGTACAGACGATGGCCTCCGGGGCGGGGTTCGCCGCCTCCAACTGCGGCCTGCTGGCCATCGGCGTCGTCTACGCCCTGGGGGAGAGGACCTATGTCCTCCCCATGCTGATCGGATCGGGGATCGCCACGCTCATCGGCATTCATTTTGTCTACCAGACGTTCGATTCGTCCATTTTCCCCGCCGCCGGAGCCTGGCCGCCCGGCGTCGCCACCGCTCAGGCCCTGATCGCCGGAGACGAGGGGGGACAAAAAGCCATCCGCCTCCTTCAGGGTGCCGCCACGGGCGCCATCGGGAGCCACTTCGGTCTGCCCATGGCCGCCATCGGCATCGTCTTCATCGCCAACACCTTCGCCATGTCCGCCCTCGGCCTGGGCCTCCTATTACGGGGCTACTCCTCCTCTCTTTTCGCCCTCGACCTGGGAAAGACCTACATCCCCCACGGCGTGATGATCGGAGCCGGAATCGTCTCGCTCTTTCAGGCCCTCCGGATCGTCACGGCCGGGGAAAAGGGACCGAAGGGAGAGGGGAACCCTTCCGATCCGTCAGAGGCCTTTCTCCGTCCCTCCGTCTCGAATCAAGAGCTTCGCCGCGCCATGGTGGTCCACATCGCTCTTTTCGCGGCAGGAGCGGCCCTTCTTTCCCTCATAGGGGGGCTCTCCCAGTCGATGTCCCTTCCCCGACTGGGCGCATGGATTCTCTGGACGACCTTCTCCGCCTCCGTCGCTCCCGTACTCGTCGGGCTCAGCGCCATGCATTCCGGCTGGTTTCCCGCCTTCGCCATAAGCATCATCTTCCTGAGTCTGGGGCTTTTCATGGGCTTTCCGGCGCTTCCGCTGGCGCTCATGGTCGGCTATATCTCCTGCACCGGCCCCTGCTTCGCCGACATGGGCTACGACCTCAAGACAGGCTGGTGCATCCGGGGTTCGGGACGAAATCGGGAAGCAGAGGCGGCCGGGAAAAAGCAACAGTTTCTGGCCGAGGCCCTGGGCGGGGTCATCGCCATGGCAACCGTCTATTTCCTCATGGATATGCATTTCCGCCTCGACCTCCTCGCTCCCGTCAGCCGGGTCTTCGCCACGACCATCAAGGCCGGAAGCCATCCCGCGATCCTGCGGGAACTGCTCCTCTGGGCTCTCCCCGGAGCGCTGGTCCAATTCGCTGGAGGTCCGCAGCGAGCTCTGGGGATCCTTTTCGCCACGGGGCTGCTGATCAACAATCCCGTCTACGGGCTGGGCGTCGCCGCCGCCGTCGTCTTCAAGCTCCTGATGGGCAGGGAATGGATGGAAATCCGCGAAGCGGGCCTCATCGCCGGAGACGGCCTCTACGGATTCTTCTGGGCCCTGTTCAAGTCCTTCGGAGGGTGA
- a CDS encoding M29 family metallopeptidase, with the protein MEFKSGIEPTATYRSMELAKGALTLVRDVMLAQKGETVVITCDSSGDRRVAEATAEAAHAVGARPLLLYYPTPRQTFASEMSAPMAEATAHADVWIEFAYATVMHSQSWRNALERGCRYINLTGMDVAMAVNCIANVDYDLMIEMGRYFQKRLGAADKVEIRSAAGTNLVAFNRGRKIRLSGEKATQKGYPIMLGGQVSWCPIEETINGTLVFDGAVFPPEELGILREPIRLDLVDGVAVKISGGREADVFRSWLESFRDPAMFRLAHYSLGFNPGVTAPTGRIVEDERVFGCIEFGFGSQGKQIMGRCWSAASHTDGITLSPTILLDDDVFEDEGIYRDAHAGELCRKMGVSGY; encoded by the coding sequence ATGGAGTTCAAAAGCGGCATCGAACCTACGGCGACCTATCGGTCGATGGAGCTCGCCAAGGGGGCGCTCACCCTCGTCCGCGACGTCATGCTCGCCCAGAAGGGAGAGACCGTCGTCATCACCTGCGACAGCTCGGGAGACAGGCGCGTGGCCGAGGCGACCGCCGAAGCGGCCCACGCCGTCGGGGCCCGTCCTCTCCTCCTCTACTACCCCACGCCACGCCAGACCTTCGCGAGCGAAATGAGCGCGCCCATGGCGGAAGCCACCGCCCATGCCGACGTCTGGATCGAGTTCGCCTACGCGACGGTGATGCACTCCCAATCGTGGAGAAACGCCCTTGAACGCGGCTGCCGCTACATCAATCTCACCGGCATGGATGTCGCCATGGCCGTCAACTGCATCGCCAACGTCGATTACGATCTGATGATCGAAATGGGACGGTATTTCCAGAAGCGCCTCGGGGCGGCCGACAAGGTCGAAATCCGCAGCGCGGCGGGGACGAATCTCGTCGCCTTCAATCGGGGACGCAAGATCCGTCTTTCCGGGGAAAAGGCCACTCAGAAGGGCTACCCCATCATGCTCGGAGGACAGGTCAGCTGGTGCCCCATCGAGGAGACCATCAACGGGACGCTGGTCTTCGACGGGGCCGTCTTCCCTCCCGAGGAGCTGGGAATCCTCCGGGAACCCATCAGGCTGGACCTCGTCGACGGCGTCGCCGTCAAGATTTCGGGAGGCCGGGAAGCCGACGTCTTCCGCTCCTGGCTGGAGTCCTTCCGTGATCCCGCCATGTTCCGTCTGGCCCACTATTCGTTGGGCTTCAATCCCGGGGTGACGGCTCCGACGGGCAGAATCGTCGAGGACGAGCGCGTCTTCGGCTGCATCGAGTTCGGGTTCGGCAGCCAGGGCAAGCAAATCATGGGGCGCTGCTGGTCCGCCGCCTCTCACACCGACGGGATCACCCTCTCTCCGACGATCCTCCTCGATGACGACGTTTTCGAGGACGAGGGGATCTATCGCGACGCTCACGCCGGCGAACTGTGCCGGAAGATGGGCGTATCCGGTTACTGA
- a CDS encoding PucR family transcriptional regulator gives MALTVSEMLRIGSLKGLTLLAGEKGTRERTVSTVVVIDTPEAHQWLRGGEFLITSGYIFCERPLELLAFVEGAGRSKAAAFGVKIGRYLGKIPNDVLESANRLHFPIIGIPEHFNHVDIIHPVIATITHDDYNQAISRDKINNLYTNLILNGASVDDIIQKTAELIDTDIAFLDIRTGCFFATKYSNITLNNTNNFNKIPILLEEKPRAYLFMEKSIEKIDNPEFSTTLDIAKKHIAILMQREDAEIRIENYHIEDFLKNLLYNKNINENDVKRKAKFYKWDLSWNLAIAIIKDGPNVSEDRGNKPLFESLLLKIRLKFIGSLGLASDHNLVLFVPLKTKNDSNVLFEYMQGMIAHENHENSFYLTCGLSSIKNGLCLAREAFSEAQKALDVVMRTSNNPPIRVFDEIGLDGILSILKDTEMGQNFIDKQLGPLLLKHNSPKRFNLMETLEALVRHDWQIGPAAADLKIHYNTMKYRIRCLEEALDLTDHDGRRRTELALAVLLYQIDKKASAS, from the coding sequence ATGGCCCTCACCGTGTCTGAAATGCTCCGGATCGGATCCTTGAAAGGGCTGACCCTGCTGGCCGGGGAGAAGGGCACACGGGAGAGGACGGTAAGCACCGTCGTCGTCATCGATACGCCCGAAGCCCATCAATGGCTGCGCGGCGGAGAGTTCCTGATCACGTCCGGCTACATCTTCTGCGAGAGGCCTCTGGAACTTCTCGCCTTCGTAGAGGGAGCGGGGAGGTCCAAAGCCGCCGCTTTCGGGGTAAAGATAGGCAGATATCTCGGGAAAATCCCCAACGACGTTCTCGAATCCGCCAACAGGCTCCACTTTCCCATAATAGGGATACCCGAACATTTCAACCACGTAGACATCATCCACCCCGTCATCGCAACCATCACCCATGATGATTATAACCAGGCGATCTCAAGGGATAAAATAAACAATTTATACACCAACTTAATCCTAAATGGAGCCTCTGTTGACGATATTATCCAAAAAACTGCCGAACTCATTGATACAGACATAGCCTTCCTAGACATACGAACAGGATGCTTTTTTGCCACTAAATACTCAAATATCACGCTAAATAACACGAATAATTTCAATAAAATTCCTATTTTACTAGAAGAAAAACCAAGGGCTTATCTATTCATGGAAAAATCTATAGAAAAAATCGACAACCCCGAATTTTCAACAACTTTAGATATAGCAAAAAAGCATATCGCTATATTAATGCAACGGGAAGATGCCGAAATACGAATTGAAAACTACCATATTGAAGATTTTTTAAAAAATCTACTCTATAATAAAAACATAAACGAAAATGACGTAAAAAGAAAAGCCAAATTCTATAAATGGGATTTATCTTGGAACCTTGCCATCGCCATCATCAAGGATGGCCCAAATGTGTCGGAAGACAGGGGGAACAAACCCCTATTTGAATCTTTGTTGCTAAAAATAAGATTAAAATTTATTGGCTCCCTAGGACTTGCATCCGATCATAACCTTGTCTTGTTTGTTCCATTAAAAACAAAAAATGATTCAAATGTGCTATTTGAATACATGCAAGGAATGATAGCACATGAAAATCACGAAAATAGTTTTTACCTAACATGCGGTCTGAGCTCCATAAAAAATGGACTATGTTTAGCGAGAGAAGCCTTCTCTGAAGCCCAGAAAGCTTTAGATGTCGTCATGAGAACATCCAACAACCCGCCTATAAGGGTTTTCGATGAAATAGGTCTGGATGGAATTCTAAGCATATTAAAAGACACGGAAATGGGACAAAATTTCATCGACAAGCAACTGGGACCCCTTTTACTCAAACATAATTCCCCAAAAAGATTTAATCTCATGGAAACGCTGGAGGCCCTCGTCCGCCACGACTGGCAGATCGGTCCTGCCGCCGCGGATCTCAAAATACATTACAATACAATGAAATACAGGATCCGCTGTCTGGAGGAGGCACTCGATCTGACCGATCACGACGGCAGACGTCGGACGGAACTCGCTCTGGCCGTGCTTTTGTACCAAATCGACAAAAAAGCCTCTGCTTCTTAG
- a CDS encoding homocysteine S-methyltransferase family protein — MSYGQNDREGTAIAIDLKSWIEKKRRVVLLDGAMGTLLAEKGWRSPSLPEEMLFSSPEAVRSIHEAYLEAGADIVETNSFGASTIKLSHRGLQGRAEEIGFLAARTAREALGDRALVAGSVGPLGRLVEPLGDVSFDEALAAFRPQIKGLLAGGADFILIETMLDLREAKAAVMALKEEDASAPFVVSFTFDRNGATMTGTTPEVAAAWAMAVGASALGANCGVGPDAYVDVVARMGRSCDLPLFVYANAGLPARGLTLDPESFAGACRSLVEAGASVVGGCCGTGPDHIAALAGLPLPRPLPGAPASTALASRSHVFACGRGEPLLIVGERINPSRKGPLKEAMIEGKWSVVRDEARLQTEAGASLLDVNTGIAGQDRQVLFRRAVEAVLTASPLPLSLDSDDLSLLDEAARSYGGVPLVNSVTCDDEPLARGLALARKTGSALVVLTLDGAGIPATVERRLALARKAVEAADAMGLPRRYLFIDPLTLTAGSDASGPAVTLESLRGLRELGARSILGISNVSFGLPDRGLLNRTFLAMALASGLDAVIANPLDRAFMETVAAGEALVGRDPALKRYIASAKARDVTGQVEAKVPERPSLGPAVVEGDREAALAAGEALLAAGLPPMALIADAVIPALEEVGRLYDCGDFFLPELLQSSQAAQALCDLAERRMAERGESLEKRGTVLLATVEGDLHDLGKKVVAMVLKSRGYRIVDVGVDVPADRILAAAREARADVVGLSALMTTTVEHMKDVIAQGREGGPEPFFIVGGAAVNAAFADTIGADGYAADAIEAARLVDRLMAARKGGE, encoded by the coding sequence ATCTCGTACGGACAAAACGACAGGGAAGGGACGGCGATCGCCATAGACCTCAAAAGCTGGATAGAAAAGAAGAGGAGAGTCGTCCTCCTCGACGGCGCCATGGGGACCTTGCTGGCGGAAAAGGGATGGCGTTCCCCCTCTCTGCCGGAGGAGATGCTCTTTTCCTCTCCCGAGGCCGTCCGCTCCATTCACGAGGCCTACCTGGAGGCCGGGGCGGACATCGTCGAGACGAACAGCTTCGGCGCCTCGACGATCAAACTGTCCCACCGCGGTCTCCAGGGGCGGGCCGAGGAGATCGGCTTTCTGGCGGCCCGCACAGCCCGGGAGGCCCTGGGCGACAGAGCCCTCGTGGCCGGTTCCGTCGGCCCTCTGGGCCGTCTCGTCGAGCCTCTGGGCGACGTCTCCTTCGACGAGGCCCTGGCGGCCTTTCGCCCTCAGATAAAAGGGCTTCTGGCGGGAGGGGCCGATTTCATCCTCATCGAGACCATGCTCGATCTCCGCGAGGCCAAGGCCGCCGTCATGGCCCTCAAGGAGGAAGACGCGTCCGCTCCCTTCGTCGTCAGCTTCACCTTCGACCGCAACGGCGCCACGATGACGGGGACGACGCCGGAAGTGGCGGCGGCCTGGGCCATGGCCGTCGGGGCCTCGGCTCTGGGCGCCAACTGCGGCGTCGGTCCCGACGCCTACGTCGACGTCGTGGCCCGAATGGGCCGGAGCTGCGATCTGCCCCTTTTCGTCTACGCCAACGCCGGCCTCCCCGCCCGGGGCCTGACCCTCGATCCCGAGAGCTTCGCCGGGGCCTGCCGTTCCCTCGTCGAGGCGGGAGCCTCCGTCGTCGGAGGCTGCTGCGGAACCGGACCGGACCACATCGCCGCTCTGGCCGGGCTGCCCCTGCCTCGGCCCCTTCCCGGAGCCCCCGCTTCGACGGCCCTGGCCAGTAGGAGTCACGTCTTCGCCTGCGGCCGCGGCGAGCCTCTCCTCATCGTCGGAGAGAGGATCAACCCCTCCCGCAAAGGCCCCCTGAAGGAGGCCATGATCGAGGGAAAGTGGTCCGTCGTCCGAGACGAGGCCCGGCTTCAGACCGAGGCCGGGGCCTCCCTCCTCGACGTCAACACGGGCATCGCCGGTCAGGATCGGCAGGTTCTTTTCCGCCGGGCCGTCGAGGCCGTTCTGACGGCCTCCCCCCTGCCTCTCTCCCTCGACAGCGACGACCTGTCCCTCCTTGACGAGGCGGCCCGCTCCTACGGCGGCGTTCCTCTCGTCAACTCCGTCACCTGTGACGACGAGCCCCTCGCCCGAGGACTGGCCCTCGCCAGAAAGACCGGGTCGGCTCTCGTCGTCCTCACCCTCGACGGGGCGGGCATTCCCGCCACCGTCGAAAGGCGGCTGGCCCTGGCACGGAAGGCCGTCGAGGCGGCCGATGCCATGGGGCTTCCCCGGCGTTACCTGTTCATCGACCCCCTCACCCTGACGGCCGGATCGGACGCCTCCGGTCCCGCCGTGACCCTCGAAAGCCTTCGTGGACTCCGCGAGTTGGGGGCCCGTTCCATCCTGGGCATCAGCAACGTCTCCTTCGGGCTCCCCGATCGGGGCCTGCTCAACAGAACCTTTCTCGCCATGGCCCTCGCCTCGGGCCTCGACGCCGTCATCGCCAATCCCCTGGACAGGGCCTTCATGGAGACCGTCGCCGCCGGAGAGGCTCTCGTCGGCCGAGACCCGGCCCTGAAACGCTACATCGCCTCGGCCAAGGCCCGTGACGTCACGGGCCAGGTCGAAGCGAAGGTTCCGGAGAGGCCCTCCCTCGGCCCGGCCGTCGTCGAGGGCGACAGAGAGGCGGCCCTGGCAGCGGGCGAGGCTCTCCTGGCCGCCGGACTTCCGCCGATGGCCCTCATCGCCGACGCGGTCATCCCCGCCCTCGAGGAGGTGGGGCGCCTCTACGACTGCGGCGACTTCTTCCTCCCCGAGCTCCTTCAGTCCTCTCAGGCCGCCCAGGCCCTCTGCGACCTGGCCGAAAGGCGTATGGCAGAAAGAGGCGAGAGCCTGGAAAAACGGGGGACGGTCCTGCTCGCCACCGTCGAGGGCGATCTTCACGATCTGGGAAAGAAGGTCGTCGCCATGGTCCTCAAAAGCCGAGGCTACCGCATCGTCGACGTCGGCGTCGACGTTCCCGCCGATCGCATTCTCGCCGCAGCCCGGGAGGCCCGAGCCGATGTCGTCGGCCTTTCGGCCCTCATGACGACGACGGTGGAGCACATGAAAGACGTCATCGCCCAGGGGAGAGAGGGAGGCCCCGAGCCCTTCTTCATCGTCGGCGGAGCGGCCGTCAACGCCGCCTTTGCCGACACGATCGGCGCCGACGGCTATGCCGCCGACGCCATCGAGGCCGCCCGCCTCGTCGACCGCCTCATGGCGGCAAGGAAGGGAGGGGAGTAG